Proteins co-encoded in one Brassica rapa cultivar Chiifu-401-42 chromosome A02, CAAS_Brap_v3.01, whole genome shotgun sequence genomic window:
- the LOC103852324 gene encoding DELLA protein RGL1: MKREHGHRETSSVKAGSSSMTANKEEAGGFDELLVVLGYKVRSSDMADVAHKLEQLEMVLDDGNSHLSDDTVHYNPSDLSGWVDSLLFDLNPTCDQVIPDQDSEYELSAIPGSAAYPRGKRTRTGSDSSTTRSMVVLDSQETGVRLVHALLACAEAVQQNNLKLADVLVKHVGLLASSQAGAMRKVATYFAEGLARRIYRIYPRDDVGLSSFSDTLQIHFYECCPYLKFAHFTANQAILEAFATAEKVHVIDLGINQGLQWPALIQALALRPGGPPDFRLTGIGSSLTGQSIQEVGWKLGQLANAVGVNFEFKSIVLNSLSDLKQEMLEIRTGSESIAVNSVFELHRLLAHPGSIDNILLTIKSIKPDIITVVEQEADHNGAVFFDRFTESLHYYSSLFDSLEGPPSQDRVMSELYLGRQILNLVACEGEDRVERHETLAQWRNRFTMGGFKSVSIGSYAYKQASMLLALYAGADGYKVEENEGCLLLGWQTRPLIATSAWRFNRVE, encoded by the coding sequence ATGAAGAGAGAGCATGGTCACCGGGAAACCTCATCTGTAAAAGCCGGGAGCTCATCAATGACGGCCAATAAAGAAGAAGCCGGCGGATTCGACGAGCTTCTTGTGGTTTTGGGTTACAAAGTCCGATCTTCCGACATGGCTGACGTGGCACATAAGCTTGAGCAGTTAGAGATGGTTCTTGACGATGGAAACTCGCATCTTTCCGACGATACTGTTCATTACAATCCTTCTGATCTCTCTGGATGGGTCGATAGCTTGCTCTTTGATCTTAACCCTACCTGTGATCAAGTCATACCCGACCAAGATTCTGAGTACGAACTCAGTGCCATTCCTGGCTCTGCAGCGTATCCACGTGGCAAAAGGACGAGAACAGGATCCGATTCTTCGACAACAAGGTCTATGGTTGTTTTGGATTCTCAAGAAACGGGCGTGCGTTTAGTACACGCGCTTTTGGCTTGCGCGGAGGCGGTTCAACAGAACAACCTGAAGCTAGCTGACGTGCTCGTTAAGCACGTGGGCTTGCTCGCCTCGTCACAAGCCGGTGCGATGAGGAAAGTCGCGACGTACTTCGCTGAAGGGCTGGCGAGGAGGATTTACCGGATTTACCCTCGTGATGACGTCGGTTTATCGTCATTTTCGGACACTCTTCAGATACATTTCTACGAGTGTTGTCCGTATCTCAAGTTCGCTCACTTCACGGCGAACCAAGCGATACTTGAGGCGTTTGCTACGGCTGAGAAGGTCCACGTTATTGATTTAGGGATTAACCAAGGCTTGCAATGGCCGGCTCTTATTCAAGCTCTAGCTCTCCGTCCAGGTGGTCCACCAGATTTTCGGTTAACCGGAATTGGTTCTTCGTTAACCGGCCAGTCGATTCAAGAAGTTGGATGGAAACTTGGCCAGCTTGCTAATGCAGTTGGTGTGAATTTCGAATTCAAGAGCATTGTCTTGAATAGTTTATCTGATCTTAAACAGGAAATGCTTGAGATTCGAACAGGTTCAGAATCCATAGCGGTTAACTCGGTTTTTGAGCTCCATCGCCTCTTGGCTCATCCCGGTTCAATCGATAACATTCTGTTAACCATCAAGTCGATTAAACCAGACATCATAACTGTAGTCGAGCAAGAAGCGGACCACAACGGGGCCGTTTTCTTCGACCGGTTTACCGAGTCGCTACATTACTACTCTAGCTTATTCGACTCACTAGAAGGCCCTCCAAGTCAAGACCGAGTGATGTCTGAGCTCTACTTAGGACGACAGATATTGAACCTAGTGGCCTGCGAAGGGGAGGACCGGGTTGAGAGACACGAGACACTGGCTCAGTGGAGAAACAGGTTCACTATGGGAGGATTTAAATCGGTTAGTATTGGTTCGTATGCGTATAAGCAAGCGAGCATGTTGTTGGCCCTTTATGCTGGAGCTGATGGGTATAAGGTGGAAGAAAATGAAGGTTGTTTGTTACTTGGATGGCAAACACGACCACTAATCGCTACATCTGCGTGGCGTTTCAATCGTGTGGAATAA